The following proteins are encoded in a genomic region of Oryctolagus cuniculus chromosome 6, mOryCun1.1, whole genome shotgun sequence:
- the LOC100356936 gene encoding olfactory receptor 6F1-like, translating into MGGTNHTAVTEFIFLGFPGTPSLQRMLFMMFLTVYLLSLVANTLIIVIVLMDPTLQTPMYIFLGNLSFLEIWYTTTTVPKLLATLLSKAVTISVASCITQYYFFFSMGATECILLAMMAYDRYVAICNPLRYSLLMSLQICLRCSAGSWIGGFIAPLPPTILITHLNFCGPQKINHFFCDADPIFKLSCSDTSLVEAVGYTCTSVVIFNSFLLTMSSYSNIVVTIIRLSSREARKKTFSTCASHLSIVTIYYGTIIFTYVRPPSKYNFTTRKVVSVFYCVITPLVNPLIYTLRNKDVKNAFRKFLQQKRFLLFRNRQEF; encoded by the coding sequence ATGGGTGGAACAAACCACACGGCAGTGACAGAGTTCATTTTCCTGGGGTTCCCGGGCACGCCCTCTCTGCAGCGCATGCTCTTCATGATGTTTCTCACCGTGTACCTGCTCTCCCTAGTAGCAAACACCCTCATCATTGTCATTGTTCTCATGGATCCCACACTGCAGACGCCCATGTACATTTTCTTGGGAAATTTGTCCTTCCTGGAGATCTGGTACACGACCACCACGGTGCCTAAATTACTGGCCACCCTCCTCTCCAAGGCTGTCACCATCTCCGTCGCTAGCTGCATCACCCAGTACTACTTCTTCTTCTCCATGGGGGCCACAGAGTGCATCCTGCTGGCCatgatggcctatgaccgctacGTGGCCATTTGCAACCCTCTGCGCTACTCCCTCCTCATGAGCCTCCAGATTTGCCTGCGCTGCTCTGCAGGGTCTTGGATTGGGGGCTTCATTGCCCCCCTTCCACCTACCATACTCATCACTCATCTGAACTTCTGTGGTCCCCAGAAGATCAACCATTTCTTTTGTGATGCAGATCCCATTTTTAAGCTCTCCTGCTCAGATACTTCCCTGGTGGAGGCCGTGGGCTACACTTGCACATCTGTTGTGATTTTCAATTCCTTCCTTCTCACTATGTCCTCCTACAGCAACATTGTGGTCACCATCATCAGGCTGTCTTCCCGGGAGGCTCGCAAGAAGACTTTCTCAACATGCGCCTCCCACCTCTCCATAGTCACCATCTATTACGGCACTATCATCTTTACCTATGTCCGCCCTCCCTCCAAGTACAACTTCACCACCAGGAAGGTGGTCTCGGTGTTCTACTGTGTGATCACCCCCCTGGTAAACCCTCTCATTTACACTCTGAGAAACAAAGATGTGAAGAATGCGTTCAGGAAATTCCTGCAACAAAAGAGATTTCTCTTGTTCAGAAACAGGCAGGAGTTTTGA